From one Pseudopipra pipra isolate bDixPip1 chromosome 2, bDixPip1.hap1, whole genome shotgun sequence genomic stretch:
- the LOC135409653 gene encoding uncharacterized protein LOC135409653 isoform X5: MWKWRNKHGVTREKIAQMLERYEYQISIPIVMNSVVPSHKSTQRPPLQRRHRETILKTITGHPLTKAKQKKKRKRNKTMETNHTEIMKKMLHGVDCYPAPGDQDRSESEEEDVEEENRKSLCTFSKGPKDPVIVCEEQPNSDDESLRETAGVSRERFVVAVPEVSMSNSALKNELPVESDSSLLIDVKLFSTENLTKNAFNDEEANQRRRENLCGSSFLKISNDENSIHETEGICEENDTSLLSIEEKTKSCQITCEPDLEAKLISLNSEEKQISQCYNSKVRDVVPDNNTEGKGALKAEETSSNAWAFFSVNLSTEELQPGFDTQVSLSPWSEDKFVGEQRPQKMRKPKPTQTNSSQLNCDQSKEGLVKEKHYETETEEFGNIISNGMSASPAGEVHFDSLVEARATFMQCSSEVNVPINDATPITLKRKRCRRIVNLAPKFNLPREIADHTEGGKEVPVKENVPQKSVLEVKQKNFLSKDRGDAHEQDSALQEYFAPYSDTEATSSLPTPDADALLHNISHIHSGQCSPVSKYSCSVCVASRTKEEQTTTLKMQEVVDKKEDESEQVSSEVINGQPDILSSVKIVSEYPEDSSILASYSEKVNEADDPEPAEASQLEDNQDVDVKCSFLGLPLSLGFAFQLVQLFGSPGLPLESLLPDDFIVPLDWKVSKMIYLLWKTSVEEKEKANGLQNGNSLTDDIISLEDLNKNHQENQDSSETLPGMELFQGMIEENIMTCTSTGCLDAAFHQS; this comes from the exons ATGTGGAAGTG gagGAATAAGCATGGGGTCACTCGTGAGAAGATTGCTCAGATGTTGGAACGATATGAATATCAAATATCTATACCTATTGTCATGAATTCAGTGGTACCTTCCCACAAAAGCACTCAAAGACCACCTCTGCAGCGAAGACATAG GGAGACAATTTTAAAGACGATCACTGGGCACCCGTTGACgaaagcaaagcagaagaaaaagcgaaaaagaaacaaaacaatggAAACTAATCACACagaaattatgaagaaaatgttACATGGAGTAGATTGTTATCCAGCTCCAGGTGACCAGGACAGATcagaaagtgaagaggaggatgtggaagaagaaaacaggaaatcaTTGTGTACATTCAGCAAAGGTCCAAAGGATCCAGTAATAGTTTGTGAAGAGCAGCCTAACAGTGATGATGAAAGCCTAAGAGAAACTGCAGGGGTTTCAAGAGAAAGGTTTGTGGTTGCTGTGCCTGAGGTCTCGATGTCAAACAGTGCACTGAAAAATGAATTGCCTGTAGAAAGTGACAGTTCACTCTTAATAGATGTAAAACTTTTTTCTACTGAAAACCTAACCAAAAATGCGTTCAATGATGAGGAAGCAAATCAAAGGCGCAGAGAAAATCTTTGCGGAAGCAGTTTCCTAAAAATAAGCAATGATGAAAATTCCATCCATGAAACAGAAGGCATCTGTGAAGAGAATGACACATCACTGTTAAGCATAGAAGAAAAAACGAAATCGTGTCAAATTACATGTGAACCTGACTTGGAAGCTAAGCTGATAAGTttaaacagtgaagaaaaacaaatctctCAGTGTTACAATTCAAAGGTACGTGATGTTGTGCCTGATAATAACACAGAGGGCAAAGGTGCATTAAAAGCAGAAGAGACTAGCTCTAATgcctgggcttttttttcagttaatttatCTACTGAGGAATTGCAGCCTGGCTTTGATACACaagtttctctctctccttggtCTGAGGATAAATTTGTAGGTGAACAAAGACCCCAAAAAATGAGGAAACCTAAACCAACTCAGACAAACAGTTCACAGCTAAACTGCGATCAGTCAAAAGAAGGATTGgtaaaggaaaaacattatGAAACAGAAACTGAGGAGTTTGGCAACATAATAAGCAATGGTATGTCTGCATCTCCAGCTGGTGAAGTGCACTTTGATTCCCTTGTGGAAGCCAGGGCCACCTTCATGCAGTGTTCGAGTGAAGTAAATGTTCCAATAAATGATGCTACACCAATTACATTGAAGAGGAAAAGGTGCAGGAGAATTGTTAACTTAGCACCAAAGTTTAACCTACCAAGAGAGATTGCTGATCAtacagagggagggaaggaagtcCCAGTAAAAGAAAACGTTCCCCAAAAAAGTGTTTTGGAAGTGAAGCAAAAGAACTTCCTAAGCAAGGACCGTGGAGATGCACATGAACAGGACTCTGCATTGCAGGAATATTTTGCACCTTACAGTGACACCGAGGCAACCTCTTCCTTACCCACTCCTGATGCTGATGCTCTGTTACACAATATTTCTCACATTCATTCAGGACAATGTTCTCCTGTATCAAAATATTCCTGCAGTGTTTGTGTAGCTTCCAGAACAAAGGAGGAGCAAACTACAACTCTTAAGATGCAAGAGGTAGTTGATAAAAAAGAGGATGAGAGCGAACAAGTTTCTTCAGAGGTTATAAATGGCCAACCAGATATTTTGTCTTCTGTTAAAATTGTTTCTGAATATCCAGAAGATTCCAGTATATTGGCAAGCTACAGTGAAAAGGTGAATGAAGCAGATGACCCTGAACCAGCAGAGGCCTCACAACTTGAAGATAATCAAGATGTGGATGTGAAATGCAGTTTTCTGGGACTTCCCTTATCATTAGGATTTGCCTTTCAACTTGTGCAGCTCTTTGGTTCTCCAGGTCTTCCACTGG aatcCTTGTTGCCAGATGATTTTATAGTTCCTCTTGACTGGAAAGTTTCAAAGATGATCTATTTACTGTGGAAGACCTCTGTGGAG gaaaaagaaaaagcaaatggaTTGCAGAATGGAAACAGCTTGACCG atgatATTATTAGTCTTGAAGATCTAAATAAAAATCACCAAGAGAATCAAGATTCTTCTgaaacacttccaggcatggagcTGTTTCAAGGGATGATAGAAGAGAACATCATGACCTGCACTAGCACTGGCTGTCTGGATGCTGCATTTCATCAATCCTGA
- the LOC135409653 gene encoding uncharacterized protein LOC135409653 isoform X9 yields the protein MEQGRSPVIIDNTNTQAWEMKPYVEVALEKGYRVEFHEPDTWWKFDPEELEKRNKHGVTREKIAQMLERYEYQISIPIVMNSVVPSHKSTQRPPLQRRHRETILKTITGHPLTKAKQKKKRKRNKTMETNHTEIMKKMLHGVDCYPAPGDQDRSESEEEDVEEENRKSLCTFSKGPKDPVIVCEEQPNSDDESLRETAGVSRERFVVAVPEVSMSNSALKNELPVESDSSLLIDVKLFSTENLTKNAFNDEEANQRRRENLCGSSFLKISNDENSIHETEGICEENDTSLLSIEEKTKSCQITCEPDLEAKLISLNSEEKQISQCYNSKVRDVVPDNNTEGKGALKAEETSSNAWAFFSVNLSTEELQPGFDTQVSLSPWSEDKFVGEQRPQKMRKPKPTQTNSSQLNCDQSKEGLVKEKHYETETEEFGNIISNGMSASPAGEVHFDSLVEARATFMQCSSEVNVPINDATPITLKRKRCRRIVNLAPKFNLPREIADHTEGGKEVPVKENVPQKSVLEVKQKNFLSKDRGDAHEQDSALQEYFAPYSDTEATSSLPTPDADALLHNISHIHSGQCSPVSKYSCSVCVASRTKEEQTTTLKMQEVVDKKEDESEQVSSEVINGQPDILSSVKIVSEYPEDSSILASYSEKVNEADDPEPAEASQLEDNQDVDVKCSFLGLPLSLGFAFQLVQLFGSPGLPLESLLPDDFIVPLDWKVSKMIYLLWKTSVEEKEKANGLQNGNSLTDDIISLEDLNKNHQENQDSSETLPGMELFQGMIEENIMTCTSTGCLDAAFHQS from the exons ATGGAGCAGGGAAGATCTCCAGTTATAATAGACAACACTAATACTCAAGCCTGGGAAATGAAGCCGTATGTGGAAGTG GCTCTAGAAAAAGGTTACAGAGTGGAATTCCATGAACCAGATACTTGGTGGAAGTTTGATCCTGAAGAATTAGAAAA gagGAATAAGCATGGGGTCACTCGTGAGAAGATTGCTCAGATGTTGGAACGATATGAATATCAAATATCTATACCTATTGTCATGAATTCAGTGGTACCTTCCCACAAAAGCACTCAAAGACCACCTCTGCAGCGAAGACATAG GGAGACAATTTTAAAGACGATCACTGGGCACCCGTTGACgaaagcaaagcagaagaaaaagcgaaaaagaaacaaaacaatggAAACTAATCACACagaaattatgaagaaaatgttACATGGAGTAGATTGTTATCCAGCTCCAGGTGACCAGGACAGATcagaaagtgaagaggaggatgtggaagaagaaaacaggaaatcaTTGTGTACATTCAGCAAAGGTCCAAAGGATCCAGTAATAGTTTGTGAAGAGCAGCCTAACAGTGATGATGAAAGCCTAAGAGAAACTGCAGGGGTTTCAAGAGAAAGGTTTGTGGTTGCTGTGCCTGAGGTCTCGATGTCAAACAGTGCACTGAAAAATGAATTGCCTGTAGAAAGTGACAGTTCACTCTTAATAGATGTAAAACTTTTTTCTACTGAAAACCTAACCAAAAATGCGTTCAATGATGAGGAAGCAAATCAAAGGCGCAGAGAAAATCTTTGCGGAAGCAGTTTCCTAAAAATAAGCAATGATGAAAATTCCATCCATGAAACAGAAGGCATCTGTGAAGAGAATGACACATCACTGTTAAGCATAGAAGAAAAAACGAAATCGTGTCAAATTACATGTGAACCTGACTTGGAAGCTAAGCTGATAAGTttaaacagtgaagaaaaacaaatctctCAGTGTTACAATTCAAAGGTACGTGATGTTGTGCCTGATAATAACACAGAGGGCAAAGGTGCATTAAAAGCAGAAGAGACTAGCTCTAATgcctgggcttttttttcagttaatttatCTACTGAGGAATTGCAGCCTGGCTTTGATACACaagtttctctctctccttggtCTGAGGATAAATTTGTAGGTGAACAAAGACCCCAAAAAATGAGGAAACCTAAACCAACTCAGACAAACAGTTCACAGCTAAACTGCGATCAGTCAAAAGAAGGATTGgtaaaggaaaaacattatGAAACAGAAACTGAGGAGTTTGGCAACATAATAAGCAATGGTATGTCTGCATCTCCAGCTGGTGAAGTGCACTTTGATTCCCTTGTGGAAGCCAGGGCCACCTTCATGCAGTGTTCGAGTGAAGTAAATGTTCCAATAAATGATGCTACACCAATTACATTGAAGAGGAAAAGGTGCAGGAGAATTGTTAACTTAGCACCAAAGTTTAACCTACCAAGAGAGATTGCTGATCAtacagagggagggaaggaagtcCCAGTAAAAGAAAACGTTCCCCAAAAAAGTGTTTTGGAAGTGAAGCAAAAGAACTTCCTAAGCAAGGACCGTGGAGATGCACATGAACAGGACTCTGCATTGCAGGAATATTTTGCACCTTACAGTGACACCGAGGCAACCTCTTCCTTACCCACTCCTGATGCTGATGCTCTGTTACACAATATTTCTCACATTCATTCAGGACAATGTTCTCCTGTATCAAAATATTCCTGCAGTGTTTGTGTAGCTTCCAGAACAAAGGAGGAGCAAACTACAACTCTTAAGATGCAAGAGGTAGTTGATAAAAAAGAGGATGAGAGCGAACAAGTTTCTTCAGAGGTTATAAATGGCCAACCAGATATTTTGTCTTCTGTTAAAATTGTTTCTGAATATCCAGAAGATTCCAGTATATTGGCAAGCTACAGTGAAAAGGTGAATGAAGCAGATGACCCTGAACCAGCAGAGGCCTCACAACTTGAAGATAATCAAGATGTGGATGTGAAATGCAGTTTTCTGGGACTTCCCTTATCATTAGGATTTGCCTTTCAACTTGTGCAGCTCTTTGGTTCTCCAGGTCTTCCACTGG aatcCTTGTTGCCAGATGATTTTATAGTTCCTCTTGACTGGAAAGTTTCAAAGATGATCTATTTACTGTGGAAGACCTCTGTGGAG gaaaaagaaaaagcaaatggaTTGCAGAATGGAAACAGCTTGACCG atgatATTATTAGTCTTGAAGATCTAAATAAAAATCACCAAGAGAATCAAGATTCTTCTgaaacacttccaggcatggagcTGTTTCAAGGGATGATAGAAGAGAACATCATGACCTGCACTAGCACTGGCTGTCTGGATGCTGCATTTCATCAATCCTGA